From the genome of Adhaeribacter pallidiroseus:
TGATTATTTTTTTGTACATCACTTTCCGGACCTGGTGGGGCGTAGTGATGCCCTTGTTGGTTGTTTTAATTTCGATTTGCTGGTCGATGGGGATTATGGGGCTAACCGGTACTACCATTGATATCATGACCATGCTGCTCCCAACTATTATGTTCGTGGTGGGTATGTCGGATTCGGTACATATTTTAACGCAGTACGTTACCGAAGTGGCTGAAGGTAAACCTAAAACCGAAGCCATTATTACTACCGTGAAAGACGTAGGGATGGCAACTTTTATTACGGCCATAACCACGGCTATTGGTTTTCTCACGCTGCTTACCGCTGATATCGGGCCTATTCGCCATTTTGGGGTATATACCGGGGTAGCAGTAATGGTGGCCTATGTGCTTTCCATGACCATGCTGCCCGCCATGATGCTGCTCATGCCTCTGCCTCCCCGCACCGCTCCCCGTAGAGAAGCATTAACCTGGCCTTTTTTACTCCGGCGCTTACTTTTATTTGTTTTCCGGAACCGTACCCGCTTATTAATCTCCAGCGTGGGCGTAGTAATTGGCGCTATATATTGTATTAGCCTGATCCGGATTGATGCGACGTTGCTGGATGACTTAGCCGATGATGATCCGGTAAAGCTAGACTTTCAGTACTTCGAAAAAAACTTTGCGGGCGTACGCCCCTTTGAACTGTATCTAAAAGCGGCGCCAACCCAAACGCTTTATAGTTTACCAGTGTTGCGGGAAATTGAAGAAATTGAGCATTACTTAAATCATAGTTATGGGCTGAAATTTATTCTTTCGCCGGTAACCGTGGTTAAAACTTTAAACAAGGCGGTAAACGGTGGTTCCGAAACCGCTTATAAACTACCCGATACCGAAAAGCAATGGCACCAACTGCAAAAAAAATTAAAATTATTCCGGAAGAGGCCGGAACTCAACAGCTTGGTAAGCGCCGATTTAATTGAAGGTCGGCTGAGTGGCAAAATGGGGGATATTGGCAGCGCTAAAGCTACCCAATTAAACCATAAACTGCGGACGTTTATGCAGCAACAAACCAACCCGGCTTTACTGCAAACCCACATTACCGGAAGTTCGGTGTTAATTGATAAAAATAACGACACGCTTACCCGCGATTTAATGGAAGGCTTACTGCTTGATATTCTTTTTATCGGAGCTATTGTGGGAGTTATGTTCCGGTCTTTCAAGATGATTGTGATTACTTTGTTACCTAACATTTTACCTATCGTACTCATTGGCGCATTTATGGGCTTGGTGGGCATTAACTTAAAAGTATCTACTTCTATTATTTTTACAATTGCTTTGGGTATAGCCATCGACGATACCATTCACTTCATCAGTAAACTAAAGCTGGAGTTACTAACCGGCAAGCCTTTGTATTACGCCGTTAAAAGAACCTATATAACCACCGGCAAAGCAGTTATTATTACCTCTTGTATCTTAATGGCGGGCTTTTGCACTTTAATCTTTTCCAATTTCGAAAGCACATTTTACGTAGGTTTACTCATTAGCCTTACTTTGCTTTTTGCCGTACTATCCGATTTATTATTGCTGCCCATTCTGGTAGTTTACTTTTTTAAACCTAACGTATCATCTAAAGGCAAAAAAGCCCCAAAACACATTCAAACGCATTAAATACCAGGTTTTCTGTGGGTAAATAGCACTTATATATTAAGAAGAATAACCGGCTAACATTTTTTTAAATTTTTTAACTTTTCAGGAGTTAAAACGGCATTTATAATTTTATAAAGGTGAATTCTTATACCATGTTTTAAAAAGCCATTTTTCAAAAGGAAAACTTTTTCTTTATCTTTCAAGTTAAACAGCCGCCCATTTTTGTTACTCGCTTCCAATACGTATGCTTCGATTAACTTTCCTGATTTTATTTTTACTACTGGTCACTTTTTCCCGGGCTGCCCAACCCCAGGATAGTTTGCGCACCTTACTTACCCAGCGGGAGCAGCTCGTAAAAGATTATCAGTTTTATAATGCGCAAAACAGCAATTTTTGGGGTAAAAAATCTAAAAAAGATTTACTCCGGATTATTGATACCCTTAAAGAAATTATCCGGAAAGATTCGGAAATCATTAATACCATTAAAATCAGCACCCTCCGCAAAGCCGCTACGATTACCGTTGAGCAAAATAAAGTAGCCGAACAATTTAAAGGCAACCAGTTAGCGGTAAGTAATACTATTTACGATCTAAGAACGCAAGTAGCCAATTTAGAAAATCTGCAAAAATCGCGGCAACGAAGAATTACAGAACTTACCCACGTGGCAGAGCAAGAACAAAATAAACGAACCGATCGCGACAAAATAATTGGTTTGGCTGGTATGTTATTAATAGCCTTGCTGCTGTACACATTGCATCTGCGCCGAAAACTAGCGCGCGTTGCTACTAAAAAACAACGGTAAATCGCGGTTTAATAAAGAAGATCTATAAAAGAAAGGCTTGCACTATCTAAAAACAAATTAACCGAAACTTTTTGCTTGTAAAATAGATTATATAGTATTGCATAAAGTGTTATTTTACTTACCTAAGTTGCTGATCCTAACAAAATTAACGGCAGCCGTTTAAATAAATTAATGATAGCTATTCCAGAAGAATTAAGGCGTACCCAAGCCTTACTCAAAATAGAACAAGAAGAAGACTTAAATCAATATAAGTTAAAAAGTACCCGTAGCCCTATCTCTGAACGTAAAGAAAATGGTTTATGCTGGTACCCGATTGTTATTACCAAAACCGAAATCGGCTTTGGCAGTAAAGTAGTGGTGGAGTTAGAACGTACCCAGGGCAAAGATCAATTACATTTATTCCAAACCGGAAAAGCAGCTCAAATTTTTTCGAATGCCACGGGAACCCAGGGCCACGATGGCCAGGTACTAACCGGGGTTATAACCAGTCTGAAAAGAAACAAGCTGACCTTAGCTACTACTAAAGAAGATTTACCCGACTGGATCGACGAAGGAAAATTAGGCATCGACCTGACTTTTGACGAAATGAGTTACCGCGAAATGGAAATTGCCCTGCGCAAGGTAATTGAAGCCGAAAAAAGCCGTTTGGCGCAACTTCGCGATATCATTTTGGGCCAGGAACCGGCCCGTTTTCGTGAAATTTTATTTTTTCAGCTTGTTCCGGAGTTAAACGAATCGCAGAACCAGGCCGTAAAGAACATAGAACAAGCGCAGGATGTAGGTATTATCCACGGACCGCCGGGTACGGGTAAAACCACCACTTTGGTACAAGCTATTATGCGTACTTTGCAAAGCGAACGCCGCTTACTGGTTTGTGCGCCCAGCAATACCGCCGTGGATTTACTCACCGAAAAACTGGCCGCTCAGGCTATTAACGTTATCCGAATTGGTAATCCGTCCAGGGTGTCGGATCTGCTGTTGGAACATACCCTGGATGCCCAGATTATGGCGCACCGCGACTACAAGGATATAAAGTTGCTGCGCAAAAATGCCGAGGAATATAAGGCCATGGCGTTTCAGTTTAAGCGTAAATTTGGCTGGGAAGAACGGGAGCAGCGCCGCTTAATGAAAGAAGAGAGCCGCCGGATGCTCGCCGAAGCCGAAAATCTGGAACGATATATCATTGACGACTTGCTCGACCGGGTGCAGGTAATTACCTGTACCCTGGTAGGCTCGGCCAACCGCGTCATCCGCCATTTATCCTACGACACGGTGTTTATCGACGAAGCAGCCCAAGCCTTGGAACCCGCTTGCTGGATTCCGATTACGCGTGCCAACCGGGTTATTCTGGCGGGCGATCATTGCCAGTTACCTCCTACCATAAAATCTTTGGAAGCCGATAAGAAAGGTTTAAGTAAAACGTTGTTCGAAAAATGCATCGAGCGCCAATCCCGGGTAGCGGTTATGCTCAAAACGCAGTACCGCATGCACGAACACATCATGAATTTTTCGAATCAGCAATTTTATGGTGGCGAACTACTGGCACACAATAGTGTGGCTGCCGCCGACTTAGAAGCTTTTCATGCGATTTTTGCGGGTAATCTGGCGGTGGAATTTATTGACACGGCCGGGTGCGGGTACTCCGAAAAAGCATTTTCGGAAAGTTCCAGTGTGGCTAACCCCGAAGAAGCAGATTTATTATTGCAGCATATTCAGCATTTGTTAAAAGATTATGACGTGGCGCAAATGCCGGAACATGCCTTAAAAATAGGGATTATTTCGCCGTACCGCGCCCAAATTAATTATCTGAAGGACGAGATTGAACACCAACCCCCACTGGCCGAATTGCAAAACCGCCGCTTATTAACGGTAGGTACCGTTGATTCTTTTCAAGGGCAGGAACGCGACATTATCTACATTAGTATGGTACGGAGTAATGATGCCGGCGAAATTGGTTTTCTGGCGGATATCCGGCGCATGAACGTAGCCATGACCCGCGCCCGCAAAAAGTTAGTAATCGTAGGCGACAGCGCTACTTTAACGCGCCATCCTTTTTACAATAGTTTTTTAACGTATACCGAAAGCATTGGGGCCTATAAAAGTGCCTGGGAACTCACCCATATTTCAGAATAACCGTATACCGAAAATAAAACAAGTAAAAGGAGATATATTCTTACCTTTGCCCACTTAAATCAAAAAGACTGTTATGAAGATCAGCAATAATACGGTGGTGTCCCTCACCTATGACTTAAGCGTAATAGATGAAAACGGCGAAAAGAGCCACGTAGAAACGGCCGGTGCGGATAATCCGATGGTTTTCCTGTACGGCGTTAGCGGGCTACCCGATAAGTTTGAAGAAAAATTGAACGGTCTGGAAGAAGGGACCAGTTTTTCTTTCGCTTTGGAATCAGAAGATGGGTACGGCGACTACGACGAAAATGCTTTGGTAAATATCCCCAAAAACGTTTTTGAAGTAGATGGTGCTATTCCGGATGGAATGCTGGAACCCGGCAACTTTATACCAATGGCCGACAGCGAAGGTAACCAAATGCAAGGCCAAGTGGTAGAAGTAAGCCACGACGAGGTACAAATGGATTTTAATCATCCGTTAGCCGGCAAAACTATGCATTTTGATGGCAAAGTAGTTAGCGTTCGGGAAGCCACTAAAGAAGAACTAGCCCATGGTCACGTACATGGCGAGCATGGGCATCACCATTAAAGTCAGGAAAATTTAAAATTTTACTAAGCGGGAGCCTATTCCCGCTTTTTTTATGTCGTTATGTTTAATATCTAGCAACTTCCGATTGTTTTAAGCCTGCGTATTAATAACATAGCTGTAAACATTTTACCCTTGCATTGTCGGCACTTTCCCCAGAAACTATTGGTAAGGTGATAACGCTACTCTGTTGGTTATAGCACTTGATAAGGTTTATAACCCTCAGTTAACAGAACATGATGGCATTAGCTTGGCACTTGGTTAGCTTTGTTTGTTGCATGGCTTCCATCCAAATCCAGACTCTGTTTAACATATGTTTGCAAATCAGGGAAAAATTGATAAAAATCTTGCTGGTATTCCGGATAATGTAACTCCAGCGCCTGCGTAGCGGTGGCCATGTTGGAAACGAACGTACTGCGGCGGCTCAGACCTTCCAGCGAAGATTTTATGCCGCTCACCTGTGCGTACCGGTATAACCAGTTATGCTTGATCATGTAAGGCAAGAAATACTGCACTTCTGTCGGCAGATAAGTGGCGTATTTTTGCACGGTGGTGTATACGTATTCCGTAAAGTGGAGCAGCGGCATGGTTGCAAACTGGTTAAAATTGGCGGCCAGAAAATGGTCGTAAAACATATCGGTAATAACGCCGGCAAACTTCCCGTACTCAGGACGCAGCCTTTCTTTCGTTTGCTTTACTATGGCATGGGTATCGGTAAAGGTATCGATGAGCCGGTGTAATTCAATGCCCTTCCGGATACCGACCGGATAAGCGTCTTTTTGCCGGCCTTTTACCGAGTCCGCAATAAAATTACCTACTAACAATTCTTCGTCGGATCCGGATAAATACGCGTGTGCTAGAAAATTCAAATTTTTTTAAATTTTACCTGCATTATAAACCAATTGCCAGCTAATTGGTTAAAGCTACAGAAATATATTTTAATCGGGCAGCGATCCGGTTAAAAGGTACTGCCGGAAGCGGAATAAGAACTTTTCGTTTTAGCAACCGTACTCAAACAAAAATCAAACGGAATACAACTATGGAAAATACGCCTAACCAGGACCTGGAAAAGCTCGTTACTTTAATTAAAGACATTAAAACGGCCATGTTTACCACTGCCGAGGTAGATGGTACTTTGCGCAGCCGGCCCATGCGCACGCAAGAAGTAAAACCCGACGGCATCCTGTGGTTTTTTAATGCCGAAGATTCTGCCAAAACGCACGAAATTAAACAAGATCGCAACGTAAACGTGAGTTTTATGGACGATGGTAACAATACCTACGTTTCGGTTTCGGGTAAAGCCCGCCATGTAAAAGATAAAGCCAAAATAGATGAACTGTGGCACGAACCTTTAAAGGCTTGGTTTCCGGAAGGCAAAGATGATCCGAATATTTCGCTAATTAAAGTTACCATTGATCAGGCCGAGTATTGGGATGCTCCTTCTAGCACTTTGGTTCATTTATACGGCATGGTAAAAGCTACTTTAACCGGCGAACCAGCTCATCCGGGCGAAAATAAAAAGATCAGTTTGTAAGTTTACCTATTATCGAAAGGGGCGTACAACGCCCCTTTTCTTGTAATTAAGTAAAAGGACAAATTAAAATAGGCATTCTTATGACAAAAATGCCAAGTGAAATGATTGATTATTAATTATGTATAACTTGTTTCGTCTTGATACGTGTGTCTTGTTACTTGTGTCCATTTACTGAAGTTTATTATCACCTTGCTCCCCTCTTACTCGCCTACGCCACTTACTACTTTAACTTTATTTGGTTTAATGCCCAAACGCGTTCGCTGGGGCCTAGCCCAAATGGGCACTTCACCACGCCAGTTGAAATTAGTACCGGGTATGCAATTTTTTAAATTATTGGGCAGCGGCCAAGGTCAGGTATTTTCTATAAAGCCTGATTTTAATCGTTATGGCTTATTTGCTACCTGGCACTCCAAAGCAGCTGCCGATGATTTTTTTCAAAAATCGGAATTAATGCAGCTCTACCGCGAAAATTGCCAGGAAATCTGGACGGTGAATCTGTTGCCGTACAAAGCACACGGTTTATGGGACGGCCTAAATCCTTTTACTACTTTAATTCCGGAACCTAACCCGCAACAACCTATTGCGGTTTTAACCCGGGCTGCCATTAACTGGCGATCTTTGCCTGCTTTCTGGAAAAACGGTACACTCACCAGCCAAGCTTTAGAGAAGGCTTCAGGAGTATTGGCCGCCATTGGTTTAGGCGAATTGCCTTTTGTGCGCCAGGCCACTTTTAGTATTTGGGAAAACCAGGCAGCCATGCAAACTTATGCTTACCAGAATCAGGCACATCGCTCCGTTATGCAGCGAACCCGCGCTGAAAAATGGTACAAGGAAGAGTTATTTGCCCGTTTTGCGGTGCTTTCCGCCGAAGGCACCTGGAACGGTATTAATCCCTTATCAAGAATATAAACGGTAAGCACTTTTACTTATAATTCTATTAACGCTAGGTACTAAATGGAATATGCTACAAACAAAAAAAGGTGAACTTACGGGTTCACCTTTTTTTGTTTCATTACGCTCTGCGTTCTTAGCGTTTCGCGATGGCTCTGGGTTCTGGTTTATCTTTTAAGTAAGTTAATTCAGAATGTAAAACATAACCAACTTTATCGTTCACCTTCACCATTGTCCAATGAGTATTCCATTTGCGAATAAGTTCTACGCGGTCTTCGGTAGTAATCGTGTAAATGACGGGGGTAGATGTACCTGCTTGTTGAAACATTTTTACATTTTCGTTTTTAACCTGTACTACCATTACGGGCTTATTATCATGAGCCATAACGAAACCTAACTGAATAAATAATACGAGAGAAAGAAGGAGCTTTTTCATAGTTTTAGTTTTTAAGTATTTTGATTTTTTTAATTTTTCCATTGCTAACCAGCTTTTGTTAACTGATTTCCTTTAATAGGTTTGCAACGGCTATGCCAAAACAAGAAAAAAGGTCATAACAGCTCAAAATCGCTGTTTTTGCGGGTTTGCTATTATACAACTGTTCGAAATCGGACGAACGCTGCAATTTTACTGTTCGGTAGCAGCACAGTTAGCAACGACTTACCTAAAAATTAAAACCGCTTGCTGAAGTTACAAACCGGTTTTTTGCTGTAACAGCTGGTTATTTAAAATAAATTTAAAAATATTTTTTGCGGGCAATTGAGCACTATGGATGTTTTACCACTAAAAACAGAAAGGCCGCTCTTTGCAGGAACGGCCTTTCTGTTTTTAGTAGTTGTGGCACTTATTGGCTGATACTGTTATAATGGCTGACAATTAATACCAAATCCCGGGCATTGTCATAATCCAGTTTGTTAGCGGAGATAAAAGCTTTCATTTCTTTATTTTGCTTTCCAAAAATTTCTTCTAGATCGCGTTTAGGCTTCCGGAGTGCCACAATGGTGTTGTCGGGCGTATGCAGGTAAAACAGTTCCTGCACTTGTTCCACAAAACGAGTAGCATTGCCATACCCGTACGGATCATAATATCGTCCGTAGCCGGCGTACATAGGCCCGGAGTTCATATTCCGGCGGACAATGGTTTCGCGTTTTACCAAACTAAATCTACCATCATTCAGTTGTTCAAAAAAAGAAGGAGCTTTGTAGTCGCTGTAATCGTTGCCCCGGTTCCACATATATGGCTTAAACGTTTGGGAAAACCGGCCATCCGAAACCGTAAAACTGGCCACATTCACCGGTGCAAAAGCTTGTATCGAACCATCCGGCGAAGTAATCCGGACTATATCTTCGGTGCGGTGGTAGGTTAATGGCCCCAGGAGCGTATCACCCGAAGTTAAAATCAGGCGACCTTTTGGCCATTCCTGAATATCTACCCGCTGCGCATTCGCGGCAACAGTAATCAAACTCAGACCGAGAAATAAATAAACAAATTTTATGGATTTAGATAGCTCTTTCATCATGGCACACGTGCTTTAAAACCAATTATAATACTCTATTATAACGTTTTTAGAGCAAATTATGACATAGAAAGTGAAGTATTTTTACCTCACTTTAGTAATTCAGATTAATTTAAAATCATTCTTATTTATTAAACCAAATGCTTGTAAAAAACTTGAATTTAAAACTAAAAAAAGCCTACTATAAAGCTGTTTTTACTGCTTTCATTCGCATCGGAGCCTGTTTTACTTCTTATTTAATGGCGTATTCTTTTAATGTTTTTATACCTACAATGCCTTGGTTAAAAGTGTAAGTAATTTGTTGCGGATAATCCGGAACATTCCTCGGATCTATTGTTCTAATTTTTTCTACTCCTGCGTACGCATCATTTTTTAAAATTAAGCCCACATAACTAAGCTCCATCCTTTTTTTGTATATAACAATATCGTAGGTGCCGGTTATGGAGTGCGTTTCCTGGTAAATAGCTACAGGCAAAAAGTAATTCAGAAGTAATAAGATTGAAATAAAAGCAGGCACAATAAACGCAAACCGAAGAATTAAGTCTTGTTCAAAGCGTAGGTTTAAAGCTTGCAAATACTTTTGAATAAATGGAGTAAAGGTTAATAAACCACCCGTAATCCATAAACCTGCTATTTGCAAGTTGCTTAATACAACAGAAGACCAGATATACCAATAAGTAAGTAAGGTGGCAAATATGCCGATTACTAAAACCCAAGCGATCACTTCTTTTGCCAACCAGTTGATACGGGCGGACTGATGTTTTGGTAAGGAGTTGGTATTGGTTGCCAATGGAATAAAATAATAGTATTAAATAATAATTGCTAATGGGTGTTGTTAATCACCAATATATAAAACAAATTATATTAAATAATATTATTTTACTATATTTTATTTATTAAATATCTGCTGGCAAGCTATCATTCAGCTTTTCGAGTAATTGATCCGTTGAAAGTGAATCTGACTTGGGGGCAGAATAGCGGGGCGTTGGGCAATAATAATCTTTCCGGATTTTAACCGTGGCTTTAGGGAACCGGCCCATTTTATAAGCCAGATCTTTGGCTTTGTATAGTTTCTCCATAAATAACCCGAATATGGGTAAAGCGGTTTTGGAGCCTTCGCCGGTAGAAGACGTGCGGAAATGAATGCTGCGGTCTTCACCGCCTACCCAAACGCCCGAAACTAAATCTTTGGTAATGCCCATGTACCAGCCATCAGAGTAATTAGAGGTAGTGCCGGTTTTACCGCCAATTTCGTTGCCGTTCTTCCACAGATCGTATTCCCATAAGGCTTGGGAGGTACCGCCGGGTTCTTCCATACCGCCTTTTAGCATGTGTACCATTAAAAACGCTGTTTCTTCACTAATTACTTTTTTCTGCCGGGGGCTAAATTGCTGAATAACGTTGCCGTTACGGTCTTCGATGCGGGTAACAAACATGGGATCGCTCCGGAAACCATTGTTCACAAAGGTTCCATAAGCACTTACCATATCGTACACCGATACATCACCACCCGAACCTAGGCCAATGGAGGGTACCGATTGCAAGGGCGTAGAAATACCTAAGCGATGCGCATATTGGGCCACCCGGTCCCAGCCTACTTGCTCGGTAAGCTGCGCCGTGACGGAGTTTACCGAACGCGCCATAGCTTGTCTTAAAGTCATATTAATGCCCGTATACGAACGGGTTACGTTATCGGGCTGCCACTCCATGGGCTTGCCGTTTTCCACGTAT
Proteins encoded in this window:
- a CDS encoding efflux RND transporter permease subunit is translated as MLYKKVSYFVLFFIFLFTCLSLFFISRLQFDYNFDHFFPKHDPDLKFYLDFREKFGNDNDYILLALENNASIFEPVFLKKIDSLTQQISKMRHVAQVLSPTTISSPIIESFGLFEVPYLHVNEPQRYAQDSLAIYQSPGLAGTIFSTNAKSVSLLIQTSPNLTKLPSDTLLASIRKNVHALGLPRYHIAGKAVAQSIFVDRMQYELVLFMSISIVMVIIFLYITFRTWWGVVMPLLVVLISICWSMGIMGLTGTTIDIMTMLLPTIMFVVGMSDSVHILTQYVTEVAEGKPKTEAIITTVKDVGMATFITAITTAIGFLTLLTADIGPIRHFGVYTGVAVMVAYVLSMTMLPAMMLLMPLPPRTAPRREALTWPFLLRRLLLFVFRNRTRLLISSVGVVIGAIYCISLIRIDATLLDDLADDDPVKLDFQYFEKNFAGVRPFELYLKAAPTQTLYSLPVLREIEEIEHYLNHSYGLKFILSPVTVVKTLNKAVNGGSETAYKLPDTEKQWHQLQKKLKLFRKRPELNSLVSADLIEGRLSGKMGDIGSAKATQLNHKLRTFMQQQTNPALLQTHITGSSVLIDKNNDTLTRDLMEGLLLDILFIGAIVGVMFRSFKMIVITLLPNILPIVLIGAFMGLVGINLKVSTSIIFTIALGIAIDDTIHFISKLKLELLTGKPLYYAVKRTYITTGKAVIITSCILMAGFCTLIFSNFESTFYVGLLISLTLLFAVLSDLLLLPILVVYFFKPNVSSKGKKAPKHIQTH
- a CDS encoding AAA domain-containing protein, with the protein product MIAIPEELRRTQALLKIEQEEDLNQYKLKSTRSPISERKENGLCWYPIVITKTEIGFGSKVVVELERTQGKDQLHLFQTGKAAQIFSNATGTQGHDGQVLTGVITSLKRNKLTLATTKEDLPDWIDEGKLGIDLTFDEMSYREMEIALRKVIEAEKSRLAQLRDIILGQEPARFREILFFQLVPELNESQNQAVKNIEQAQDVGIIHGPPGTGKTTTLVQAIMRTLQSERRLLVCAPSNTAVDLLTEKLAAQAINVIRIGNPSRVSDLLLEHTLDAQIMAHRDYKDIKLLRKNAEEYKAMAFQFKRKFGWEEREQRRLMKEESRRMLAEAENLERYIIDDLLDRVQVITCTLVGSANRVIRHLSYDTVFIDEAAQALEPACWIPITRANRVILAGDHCQLPPTIKSLEADKKGLSKTLFEKCIERQSRVAVMLKTQYRMHEHIMNFSNQQFYGGELLAHNSVAAADLEAFHAIFAGNLAVEFIDTAGCGYSEKAFSESSSVANPEEADLLLQHIQHLLKDYDVAQMPEHALKIGIISPYRAQINYLKDEIEHQPPLAELQNRRLLTVGTVDSFQGQERDIIYISMVRSNDAGEIGFLADIRRMNVAMTRARKKLVIVGDSATLTRHPFYNSFLTYTESIGAYKSAWELTHISE
- a CDS encoding FKBP-type peptidyl-prolyl cis-trans isomerase; this translates as MKISNNTVVSLTYDLSVIDENGEKSHVETAGADNPMVFLYGVSGLPDKFEEKLNGLEEGTSFSFALESEDGYGDYDENALVNIPKNVFEVDGAIPDGMLEPGNFIPMADSEGNQMQGQVVEVSHDEVQMDFNHPLAGKTMHFDGKVVSVREATKEELAHGHVHGEHGHHH
- a CDS encoding acyl carrier protein phosphodiesterase, with amino-acid sequence MNFLAHAYLSGSDEELLVGNFIADSVKGRQKDAYPVGIRKGIELHRLIDTFTDTHAIVKQTKERLRPEYGKFAGVITDMFYDHFLAANFNQFATMPLLHFTEYVYTTVQKYATYLPTEVQYFLPYMIKHNWLYRYAQVSGIKSSLEGLSRRSTFVSNMATATQALELHYPEYQQDFYQFFPDLQTYVKQSLDLDGSHATNKANQVPS
- a CDS encoding pyridoxamine 5'-phosphate oxidase family protein — translated: MENTPNQDLEKLVTLIKDIKTAMFTTAEVDGTLRSRPMRTQEVKPDGILWFFNAEDSAKTHEIKQDRNVNVSFMDDGNNTYVSVSGKARHVKDKAKIDELWHEPLKAWFPEGKDDPNISLIKVTIDQAEYWDAPSSTLVHLYGMVKATLTGEPAHPGENKKISL
- a CDS encoding spheroidene monooxygenase, producing the protein MLPSYSPTPLTTLTLFGLMPKRVRWGLAQMGTSPRQLKLVPGMQFFKLLGSGQGQVFSIKPDFNRYGLFATWHSKAAADDFFQKSELMQLYRENCQEIWTVNLLPYKAHGLWDGLNPFTTLIPEPNPQQPIAVLTRAAINWRSLPAFWKNGTLTSQALEKASGVLAAIGLGELPFVRQATFSIWENQAAMQTYAYQNQAHRSVMQRTRAEKWYKEELFARFAVLSAEGTWNGINPLSRI
- a CDS encoding SH3 domain-containing protein — translated: MKKLLLSLVLFIQLGFVMAHDNKPVMVVQVKNENVKMFQQAGTSTPVIYTITTEDRVELIRKWNTHWTMVKVNDKVGYVLHSELTYLKDKPEPRAIAKR